A genomic segment from Acetomicrobium sp. S15 = DSM 107314 encodes:
- a CDS encoding homocysteine S-methyltransferase family protein produces MSHLNLRTWIAEHGCPVVLDGAMGTLLQERGWNPPALPEEMNLTSPKIVRDIHASYAVAGANIVETNSFGANPIKLASRNLDGKAREINAIAASLAKEAAGDRLLVAGSVGPLGSLVEPLGELSFEDAVSAFKEQIAGLAEGGADFILIETMIDLREAKAAVLAAKEVAPCLPFVVSFTFENNGRTLTGTPPEVAAHWARAIGASAVGVNCGSGPEEYIAVVDCLAHHAGIPIFVYPNAGLPGSQEYWDPERFSRAGRHLVEAGASVVGGCCGTTPQHIESLARAIRTLSLPHIKEIQGSPLCSISRLGLAGAEYPLLVIGERINVSRPSALREEVSRYEWNVLKKEAREQEEAGAHAIDINVSLPQIDGSRAMREAVLAAESATMLPLSLDSDNMDAIEAGLRIASGIPLINSVTAKGESLERGIALAAKYGACLVVLLLDERGILEDADKRISVARRVCECADALGFPRKRLFLDALTLSVGSDDNAARVTLETVRRIRSLGACSILGISNVSYGLPQRPLINRTFLAMAMAAGLDAVIADPLDSNLMETIAAGNLLVKRDRGASAFIAFASRGKGKKEEDTTGKEAIPQDQMLRAAIIRGEEDMASSLASALIGSGMPSMKLIDEVLVPALNVVGELYECGDYFLPQLMSSAKAAQAALAALEEGFSAGEKSLQKGTIVMATVEGDLHDIGKNLVALVLRSHGYNVIDLGKDVPLDAILKCATDERADVIGLSSLMTTTTKEMARAVSAVREKKLPFRVIVGGAAVTEEFAKHIGADGYAPDAVGAVKLVEALLSNVGRGEGK; encoded by the coding sequence ATATCGTAGAGACGAACAGTTTTGGGGCAAATCCGATAAAACTTGCCTCTCGAAACTTAGACGGAAAGGCGAGAGAGATAAACGCCATCGCAGCGTCGCTTGCCAAAGAGGCCGCAGGTGATCGTCTTTTGGTGGCCGGCTCTGTCGGGCCGTTGGGGTCGCTGGTCGAACCCTTGGGGGAACTTTCTTTTGAGGACGCCGTGTCTGCCTTTAAAGAACAGATCGCCGGGCTTGCCGAGGGTGGTGCGGACTTCATCCTTATAGAGACGATGATCGATTTGCGCGAGGCCAAGGCGGCGGTGCTTGCGGCTAAAGAAGTTGCTCCTTGCCTCCCTTTCGTCGTGAGTTTCACTTTCGAAAATAACGGGCGCACGCTCACCGGCACGCCTCCTGAAGTAGCGGCTCACTGGGCGAGGGCCATCGGTGCTTCGGCGGTCGGCGTAAATTGCGGGAGTGGTCCGGAGGAGTACATAGCCGTTGTAGATTGCTTGGCCCATCACGCGGGCATTCCGATATTCGTCTATCCGAACGCCGGGCTTCCTGGATCGCAGGAGTATTGGGATCCGGAGAGATTTTCGCGTGCCGGCAGACATCTAGTCGAAGCCGGGGCTTCCGTTGTCGGTGGGTGTTGCGGCACCACGCCCCAGCACATAGAAAGCCTTGCCAGGGCCATTCGCACCCTTTCTCTGCCCCATATAAAAGAGATTCAGGGCTCGCCGCTTTGCAGCATCTCCCGGCTGGGCCTGGCAGGTGCGGAGTACCCCTTGCTTGTGATAGGCGAGAGGATAAACGTCTCCAGGCCTTCTGCTTTGAGAGAAGAGGTTTCGCGATACGAGTGGAACGTTTTGAAGAAGGAGGCGCGCGAACAGGAGGAAGCCGGGGCCCACGCGATAGACATTAACGTAAGCCTTCCGCAGATCGACGGCTCTCGTGCCATGAGAGAGGCAGTGTTGGCCGCCGAAAGCGCAACTATGCTGCCGCTATCGCTCGATAGCGATAATATGGACGCGATCGAGGCGGGGCTTCGCATCGCTTCTGGCATACCGCTGATCAATTCCGTCACCGCCAAAGGAGAAAGCCTTGAGCGGGGCATAGCCTTGGCGGCAAAATACGGAGCCTGCCTTGTGGTTCTCCTTCTGGATGAACGGGGTATCTTAGAAGATGCGGATAAAAGGATCTCTGTGGCCAGAAGGGTGTGCGAATGCGCCGACGCCCTCGGCTTTCCCAGGAAGCGACTCTTCCTTGACGCCTTGACCCTCTCTGTCGGTTCTGATGACAATGCTGCGCGAGTTACGCTCGAGACCGTAAGGCGCATCAGGTCTTTGGGGGCTTGCTCTATTTTAGGGATAAGCAACGTCTCTTACGGCTTGCCGCAAAGACCCTTAATCAACAGGACGTTTTTGGCTATGGCGATGGCTGCTGGGCTGGATGCCGTGATAGCCGACCCTTTGGATTCGAACCTGATGGAGACGATCGCTGCGGGAAATTTGTTGGTCAAGCGAGACAGAGGTGCATCGGCGTTCATCGCCTTCGCCTCGCGCGGGAAAGGCAAAAAGGAAGAGGATACGACAGGAAAAGAAGCGATCCCGCAGGATCAGATGCTCCGCGCGGCGATCATACGAGGTGAAGAGGATATGGCTTCCTCCCTTGCGTCCGCACTCATAGGATCGGGCATGCCTTCGATGAAGTTGATCGACGAGGTGCTCGTACCGGCGTTGAACGTAGTGGGAGAACTGTACGAGTGCGGTGATTACTTCTTGCCCCAGCTCATGAGTTCGGCCAAAGCGGCTCAAGCCGCCTTAGCTGCGCTCGAAGAGGGTTTTTCTGCTGGCGAGAAATCCTTGCAAAAGGGGACGATCGTAATGGCTACCGTAGAGGGAGATCTGCACGACATAGGTAAGAACCTCGTCGCTCTGGTCTTGAGGAGTCACGGCTATAACGTGATCGACCTGGGCAAAGATGTGCCTCTGGACGCGATTTTAAAATGTGCTACGGATGAGAGAGCCGATGTAATCGGCTTATCTTCGTTGATGACCACCACGACCAAGGAGATGGCGCGGGCCGTCTCTGCCGTGAGGGAGAAGAAACTTCCTTTTCGCGTCATAGTAGGAGGTGCCGCCGTGACAGAGGAGTTTGCCAAGCATATCGGGGCGGATGGTTATGCGCCCGATGCCGTCGGGGCTGTTAAACTTGTGGAGGCCCTCTTGAGCAATGTCGGAAGGGGGGAAGGAAAGTGA
- the metF gene encoding methylenetetrahydrofolate reductase [NAD(P)H] has product MKIKDLFSERRPVISFEIFPPKRDLPIDGIYATIEELKSLQPDFISVTYGAGGSTKERTVEIASSIRNVYGIRALAHLTCVGTSKEEADLILKELLSCGVTDVLALRGDPPAGMDINSVPRHFRYAADLVAHIRHVYGDAFSIGGAAYPEGHVECDDIEIGLLHLKAKVEMGVDFLITQLFFENEDFYRFLEKAKSIGIKVPISAGIMPVVNKKQIERIVTLCGASIPPKLARILSRYADAPEALEDAGVAYAVDQIVDLLSSGADGVHIYTMNRPWVARRIMENIARLLRELRKPKERVKVS; this is encoded by the coding sequence GTGAAAATAAAAGACCTTTTTTCCGAGAGAAGGCCTGTCATTTCCTTTGAGATATTTCCACCGAAGCGAGATCTTCCCATAGATGGCATATATGCCACCATAGAAGAGCTGAAGTCGCTGCAGCCTGACTTCATAAGTGTTACCTATGGGGCCGGAGGTTCGACGAAAGAGAGGACTGTCGAAATCGCGTCATCCATCCGAAACGTCTATGGCATAAGGGCGCTGGCCCATCTTACCTGTGTGGGTACGTCGAAGGAGGAGGCCGATTTGATCTTAAAAGAGCTCCTTTCGTGCGGCGTAACCGATGTCTTGGCGCTCAGGGGCGATCCGCCGGCCGGCATGGATATAAATTCCGTTCCGAGGCATTTCCGATATGCTGCTGATCTCGTGGCGCACATAAGACACGTCTACGGCGATGCCTTTTCGATAGGGGGGGCAGCCTATCCGGAAGGGCATGTCGAGTGCGATGATATAGAAATAGGTCTCCTTCATTTGAAAGCCAAGGTAGAGATGGGCGTCGATTTCCTGATCACACAACTGTTCTTTGAAAATGAGGACTTTTACAGGTTCTTGGAGAAGGCGAAGAGCATCGGGATAAAGGTTCCCATATCGGCCGGCATTATGCCGGTGGTCAACAAGAAACAGATAGAACGCATTGTAACGTTGTGCGGCGCCTCTATACCGCCCAAGCTGGCGCGCATCCTTTCCAGATATGCCGATGCTCCTGAAGCCTTGGAGGACGCGGGTGTGGCCTATGCTGTAGACCAGATAGTGGATCTGCTTTCGAGCGGTGCGGATGGAGTTCACATATACACGATGAACCGCCCGTGGGTGGCGCGCAGGATAATGGAAAATATAGCCAGACTCTTGAGAGAGTTGAGAAAACCGAAGGAGAGGGTCAAAGTGTCGTGA
- a CDS encoding amidohydrolase family protein, which translates to MRGAIDCHVHVYPPEVIRDWERIAQREPYFKTLASGKIHRWATAEDVLLQMEADGISESWIFGFAFSDLGLCKLCNDYVIESIRTSSGKLRGLAVVPPLAPGSAREIERCREEGLVGVGELFPLGQGFDISDKRQTWRLAGMCHEMGLFLLVHVAEPVGHDYPGKGNVGPKESFGFCFNHPETTVLFAHWGGGLWLYELMPEVKLALSNAYYDTAATPFLYGAKAFDAAAGAGVLDKILYGSDYPILSTERYIRLLEGSSLTEKNKEAVLKRNAERLLQGIRASDRRK; encoded by the coding sequence GTGAGGGGTGCGATAGATTGTCACGTTCACGTTTATCCGCCTGAGGTCATAAGGGATTGGGAGCGTATAGCTCAGAGGGAACCCTACTTTAAAACGCTTGCCTCTGGAAAAATTCACCGCTGGGCGACGGCGGAAGATGTACTGCTTCAGATGGAAGCAGACGGCATAAGCGAGAGCTGGATCTTCGGCTTCGCCTTTTCGGACCTGGGGCTGTGCAAACTTTGTAACGATTACGTCATCGAATCGATAAGGACCTCTTCAGGTAAATTGAGGGGGCTTGCCGTGGTGCCTCCCTTGGCCCCGGGGAGCGCGCGAGAGATCGAGCGATGTCGCGAAGAGGGACTTGTGGGCGTCGGCGAGCTGTTTCCCTTGGGTCAGGGCTTTGACATTTCAGACAAACGCCAGACATGGCGCTTGGCCGGGATGTGTCACGAAATGGGACTCTTTCTCCTTGTCCATGTGGCTGAGCCCGTGGGCCACGATTATCCGGGCAAGGGAAACGTGGGGCCTAAGGAGTCCTTTGGCTTTTGCTTCAACCATCCCGAGACAACAGTCCTCTTTGCCCACTGGGGTGGAGGGCTTTGGCTTTATGAGCTGATGCCGGAGGTAAAGTTGGCCTTGAGCAATGCCTATTACGATACCGCGGCGACGCCCTTTTTATACGGGGCCAAAGCCTTTGACGCTGCAGCGGGCGCAGGCGTCCTCGATAAAATCCTTTACGGCAGCGATTATCCCATTCTGAGCACTGAACGCTACATAAGGTTGCTTGAGGGAAGTTCTCTTACCGAGAAAAACAAAGAGGCCGTTCTCAAGCGCAATGCCGAGAGGTTGCTCCAAGGCATTAGAGCAAGCGATAGACGGAAATAA
- the metX gene encoding homoserine O-acetyltransferase MetX, producing MDHTGGVLEKLGAVEIPELVLESGKKLVGVRQIYAQYGEPSPACDNVVLVCHALTGSHHVAGNDVEGLPPAWWPNLVGPGKAIDTSSLCVVCFNFLGSPYGSTSPASINPSTRRPYGMSFPVFSVRDMVRAQAAALRELGVRRLAAVVGGSLGGMQALEWAVMYPEIAERAVVIAAPLCLYPQAIAFNEVQRQAIMADPEWKGGDYYPGPGPERGLAVARMLAMITYRSEAVFVRRWMRQLASGQPWEWNGRFKVENYLHYHGEELVRRFDANCYIYLTRAMDLHDVGEGRGGAESALSNFSGKHLLAIGITSDCLFPTWQVEEISTIGKSAGVKTSYDEIESENGHDAFLIDVDQLDDILREFWERTDL from the coding sequence TTGGATCATACGGGAGGCGTTTTGGAAAAATTGGGCGCCGTTGAAATTCCGGAACTCGTCCTCGAATCCGGAAAGAAGCTGGTCGGTGTCAGACAAATCTACGCGCAGTACGGCGAACCATCCCCAGCGTGCGACAACGTGGTATTGGTTTGCCATGCCCTCACAGGCAGCCACCATGTAGCCGGGAACGATGTCGAAGGGCTTCCGCCTGCGTGGTGGCCAAATCTCGTAGGACCTGGCAAAGCCATAGATACGTCTTCTCTTTGCGTCGTCTGCTTCAACTTCTTAGGGAGTCCATACGGCAGCACGTCGCCCGCGAGCATAAATCCCTCCACCAGGCGCCCCTATGGCATGAGCTTCCCGGTGTTTTCGGTGCGCGATATGGTGCGCGCTCAAGCTGCTGCTCTTCGCGAGCTCGGCGTCAGGCGCCTCGCTGCCGTCGTCGGTGGATCTCTTGGCGGCATGCAGGCGCTCGAGTGGGCCGTGATGTATCCGGAGATCGCAGAACGTGCCGTTGTCATAGCAGCCCCTCTTTGTCTTTATCCCCAGGCGATAGCCTTCAACGAGGTTCAAAGGCAGGCCATAATGGCCGATCCGGAGTGGAAGGGCGGAGATTATTACCCTGGGCCCGGTCCGGAGAGGGGTTTGGCCGTGGCAAGGATGCTCGCCATGATCACGTATCGCAGCGAAGCCGTCTTCGTGAGGCGCTGGATGCGCCAGCTCGCTTCGGGCCAGCCGTGGGAGTGGAACGGTCGCTTTAAGGTCGAAAATTACCTTCATTACCATGGTGAGGAATTGGTCCGCCGATTCGATGCCAACTGCTACATCTACCTCACGCGAGCCATGGATCTCCACGATGTGGGCGAAGGGCGCGGAGGAGCGGAGTCTGCTCTGTCCAACTTCTCTGGCAAGCATCTTTTGGCTATAGGCATCACCAGCGATTGCCTTTTCCCAACGTGGCAAGTTGAGGAAATTTCGACAATTGGCAAGAGCGCCGGTGTAAAGACATCATACGATGAGATCGAGAGCGAGAACGGCCACGACGCCTTTCTCATAGATGTCGATCAATTGGACGACATACTGCGCGAATTCTGGGAAAGGACCGACCTATAG
- a CDS encoding M20 family metallopeptidase gives MSFEKRLSSALDEGEIVGLVSDLVRIPSHKACKDRERKVAEFIFRFFGENGIDAELIPIIDERPNVIARIRGTGGGLTLMLNGHTDTVPPYGMDDPYSGAVREGRVYGRGSCDMKAGLAAMMCALVALKRADISLSGDVVFTGVIDEEFKSEGTEAVIQSNLSADYAIVGEPTELSVALGHRGLEWIDIVFEGRAAHSGNPEKGINAISKAAAFIRAVEEQLLPRLENRTHPVVGKSTLNFGTIHGGDQPSSVAGHCVLQLDRRYTPNESLAQVFKDFEDIIQDCHALDPSFKASVVRNMDNMATMDHLPVFLEEDHPLVAALVEAHERVHGKPAALSIKSGWTDASLLQNYGRIPTLNYGPGSLARAHTELEYVEIDHLKPAALVYALTAVKLCGPAAERDKKGR, from the coding sequence ATGTCCTTTGAAAAGAGACTTTCTTCCGCGTTGGACGAAGGCGAGATCGTTGGCCTCGTGAGCGATCTTGTCAGGATTCCCAGCCACAAAGCTTGTAAAGATAGAGAACGGAAGGTGGCGGAATTCATTTTCCGGTTTTTTGGGGAGAACGGCATCGACGCTGAGTTAATTCCCATCATCGATGAACGGCCAAATGTAATCGCTCGTATTCGAGGTACAGGTGGAGGTCTAACGCTTATGCTGAACGGTCATACCGACACAGTGCCACCTTATGGCATGGATGATCCTTACAGCGGTGCTGTCAGAGAGGGCCGAGTTTATGGCCGCGGCAGTTGCGACATGAAAGCTGGTCTTGCTGCTATGATGTGTGCCTTGGTGGCGCTCAAGCGCGCAGACATCTCCCTCTCTGGTGACGTGGTTTTTACGGGTGTCATCGACGAGGAATTTAAAAGCGAAGGAACAGAAGCAGTCATTCAAAGTAACTTATCGGCCGACTATGCCATAGTCGGCGAGCCTACGGAACTGTCGGTGGCGCTGGGTCACCGTGGGCTGGAATGGATCGACATAGTCTTCGAAGGCCGGGCTGCCCATAGCGGAAATCCAGAAAAAGGCATTAACGCCATATCTAAGGCTGCAGCCTTTATTCGGGCGGTGGAAGAGCAACTCCTGCCGCGCTTGGAGAACCGGACTCATCCTGTGGTTGGCAAATCAACCCTGAACTTTGGTACCATTCACGGCGGAGATCAACCGAGTAGCGTGGCTGGCCACTGTGTTTTGCAGCTCGACCGACGGTATACGCCGAACGAAAGCCTGGCACAAGTGTTTAAAGACTTTGAGGACATCATCCAAGATTGCCATGCCTTAGATCCATCCTTCAAAGCCTCCGTGGTTCGGAATATGGATAACATGGCGACGATGGACCACCTTCCGGTTTTTCTCGAGGAAGACCATCCCCTCGTAGCGGCATTAGTCGAGGCTCATGAACGCGTCCATGGAAAACCGGCGGCACTTTCGATCAAGTCAGGATGGACAGATGCTTCTCTTCTTCAAAATTATGGAAGAATTCCAACCCTCAACTATGGCCCAGGATCACTGGCACGAGCCCACACGGAGTTGGAGTATGTCGAGATCGATCACCTAAAGCCCGCTGCTCTGGTCTACGCCCTTACGGCGGTTAAACTTTGTGGGCCTGCCGCAGAACGTGATAAAAAGGGGAGGTGA
- a CDS encoding YfcC family protein, translating into MTAEHKSKVPHTFVLLFALIVLAAIGTHVLPAGQFDRVKDPNTGRTVVVAGTYKHVDQSPVGFFDTFVAVQEGMVDAAEVVFFIFLVYASFYVVLQTGALHSLIGFLLRVLKGKEAIMIPIFMYLFALGGSVFGMFEETFGFIPLFVGLAIAMGYDAIVGMSMVSLGVAMGFAAAFMNPFTVGLAQKFAELPLFSGMGFRIASWFVFVTMAVLWTMRYAAKIKRDPTKSVMYGLDVGVLALDRSELIVRRFQKRDVAILSLVLALIVLLIWGVIVKGWYFNELVGLFIIMGVSAGAIAGWGPSKIAVTFLEGARDITFGALVAGLARGILVVMQHGNIIDTVIYGMAQPLSAFPNWVAAEGMLIVQTLINFFIPSGSGQAAATMPIMAPLSDLLGIKRQVAVLAYQYGDGFSNILWPTTLLPVICSIAKVPIERWWRYFVPFFLILIPVQMIFIAIALAIGYQ; encoded by the coding sequence ATGACAGCGGAACATAAGTCGAAGGTACCGCATACATTTGTTTTGCTTTTTGCCTTGATCGTCCTTGCTGCAATTGGCACCCATGTCCTTCCTGCCGGTCAGTTTGATCGTGTGAAAGATCCGAACACGGGGCGGACTGTGGTCGTTGCAGGTACGTACAAACATGTCGATCAATCTCCTGTGGGTTTTTTCGACACCTTCGTCGCAGTACAGGAGGGAATGGTCGATGCTGCAGAAGTGGTCTTCTTCATTTTTCTGGTGTATGCATCGTTCTATGTCGTCCTTCAGACGGGAGCATTGCATTCGCTCATCGGTTTTCTCTTACGGGTGCTCAAAGGCAAAGAGGCGATTATGATCCCGATTTTCATGTACCTCTTTGCCTTGGGCGGCTCTGTCTTTGGAATGTTTGAAGAGACCTTTGGGTTCATTCCGCTCTTCGTCGGTCTTGCCATAGCGATGGGATATGATGCGATTGTTGGCATGAGCATGGTCTCCCTCGGAGTGGCCATGGGTTTTGCGGCAGCTTTTATGAACCCCTTCACGGTTGGTTTGGCTCAGAAGTTCGCTGAGTTGCCGCTCTTTTCTGGAATGGGCTTTCGGATAGCCAGTTGGTTTGTGTTTGTTACCATGGCTGTGCTCTGGACAATGCGATATGCTGCAAAGATCAAAAGAGATCCCACAAAAAGTGTGATGTATGGCCTTGATGTTGGAGTTCTGGCTCTCGACCGCAGCGAGCTCATCGTCAGACGTTTTCAAAAGCGGGATGTAGCGATCCTAAGCCTCGTGTTGGCTTTGATCGTGCTCCTGATTTGGGGTGTTATCGTTAAAGGCTGGTATTTTAATGAACTGGTAGGGTTGTTTATCATTATGGGTGTCTCGGCTGGCGCTATTGCCGGTTGGGGGCCCAGTAAGATTGCCGTGACATTTCTGGAAGGTGCCAGAGACATCACTTTTGGAGCCCTCGTAGCCGGCCTTGCAAGGGGAATTCTTGTAGTTATGCAGCATGGAAACATCATCGACACAGTTATTTACGGGATGGCTCAACCACTGTCGGCCTTCCCAAATTGGGTGGCGGCTGAGGGGATGCTTATCGTGCAGACATTGATAAACTTTTTCATACCCTCCGGTTCTGGCCAAGCTGCGGCGACGATGCCAATCATGGCGCCCCTCTCGGATCTTTTGGGTATAAAGCGCCAGGTGGCTGTACTTGCTTACCAATATGGAGACGGTTTTTCAAATATTCTCTGGCCGACAACGCTTTTGCCGGTTATCTGTAGCATTGCTAAGGTCCCCATCGAGCGATGGTGGCGGTACTTTGTGCCCTTTTTCTTAATTCTGATTCCAGTGCAGATGATTTTCATTGCCATAGCTCTGGCGATCGGCTATCAGTAG
- a CDS encoding amidohydrolase family protein has translation MREAQWDILIQDGLVVFPDEKAMRNCSVGISRGKIISVGDLKRSAQRVIDATGCIVSPGFIDIHMHNEEREDPFTVQQSLLLQGVTTALAGNCGSGLFIDEYMAMIDVPYMNLALLTGHNRLREAVGITDVYKEADRREIAGMCRLLDGELRKGSFGLSFGLEYAPNTSKREIRQLAEVLTDFDRRLISVHIRCDGSACVGAVQEMIDLAKETGLRVQLSHLGSMTAFGASQKVLDMIDRARLDGVDIRFDTYPYAAFCTFIGSPVFDPGFEKRWNKGLEALEVASGLYKGRRLDEQLYARLRIEEPRTLIVAHVMDEDEMRICLRHPLAALASDAVLHEKSGHPRVAGAFPRGIRWLKDDGLSWPETLAHATTIPAEDMWIESGRIAEGAPADFVIFDPSRLVDRATFEDPLLPPDGIEYVIVGGQVVVERGIIKEPRRGAFLLRPMSLSSIEEV, from the coding sequence GTGAGAGAAGCGCAATGGGATATCCTGATACAAGATGGTCTGGTCGTGTTTCCAGACGAAAAGGCGATGCGAAACTGTTCGGTCGGCATCTCGAGAGGTAAAATCATTTCAGTGGGCGACCTCAAACGGTCGGCACAACGAGTGATCGATGCCACAGGATGCATCGTTTCGCCAGGATTTATCGACATTCACATGCACAACGAAGAGCGGGAAGATCCCTTTACTGTACAACAATCTCTCCTTCTGCAAGGCGTGACGACTGCCCTTGCCGGCAACTGCGGCAGCGGCCTTTTTATTGACGAATATATGGCCATGATAGATGTGCCGTACATGAATCTGGCACTTTTGACCGGACACAACCGCCTTCGAGAAGCCGTGGGTATCACCGATGTTTACAAGGAAGCCGATAGACGAGAAATAGCCGGTATGTGTCGGCTTCTCGATGGAGAACTCCGGAAGGGCTCCTTTGGGCTCTCCTTTGGGCTCGAATATGCTCCCAATACGTCGAAGCGGGAAATTCGGCAGCTGGCGGAGGTCCTCACCGACTTCGATCGCAGGCTCATTTCGGTCCATATCCGCTGCGACGGCTCAGCGTGCGTCGGCGCTGTGCAAGAGATGATCGATCTGGCGAAGGAAACGGGTCTTCGAGTCCAATTATCGCATCTTGGGAGCATGACCGCTTTTGGCGCCTCGCAAAAGGTTCTCGATATGATTGATCGGGCTCGTCTGGATGGCGTCGATATTCGCTTTGATACCTATCCATATGCTGCATTTTGCACCTTCATCGGATCCCCCGTCTTCGATCCAGGGTTTGAGAAGCGCTGGAATAAGGGGCTGGAAGCCCTTGAAGTTGCTTCTGGTCTATACAAGGGGCGACGCCTTGACGAACAGCTTTATGCACGACTCAGAATAGAGGAGCCAAGGACACTTATCGTTGCCCATGTGATGGATGAGGATGAGATGCGTATCTGTTTGCGACATCCGCTGGCAGCTCTCGCTTCCGATGCTGTCTTACACGAAAAGAGTGGACATCCTCGTGTGGCGGGAGCCTTTCCGAGAGGGATTCGTTGGCTAAAAGACGATGGTCTGTCTTGGCCTGAAACGCTTGCGCACGCAACGACCATTCCTGCCGAGGACATGTGGATAGAGTCTGGGCGTATTGCTGAAGGGGCGCCAGCGGATTTTGTTATTTTTGACCCAAGTCGCTTAGTTGATCGAGCGACCTTTGAAGATCCTCTTCTTCCTCCTGATGGAATTGAATACGTCATTGTGGGTGGTCAGGTTGTCGTAGAAAGAGGAATTATCAAGGAACCCAGGCGTGGGGCGTTCCTTTTGCGACCCATGTCTCTGTCATCTATAGAAGAGGTGTGA